The following coding sequences are from one Neodiprion lecontei isolate iyNeoLeco1 chromosome 7, iyNeoLeco1.1, whole genome shotgun sequence window:
- the LOC124295363 gene encoding uncharacterized protein LOC124295363 produces MCCYLSENLDFQYFLTGKINQDNLEKFFGTIRQAAGSNEHPNSPTFLQLYKLLSVYSTLKPPKFGNCTVSDQHSPKILISLNDLKTAYGQKSEGELSEYRQQVQVKLNDILEHSE; encoded by the exons ATGTGCTGCTACCTCAGCGaaaatcttgattttcaatattttttgacaGGAAAAATCAATCAAGATAATTTGGAG aaattcttTGGAACCATTCGTCAAGCCGCTGGGAGCAATGAACACCCGAACAGCCCAACATTCTTACAGTTGTACAAACTGTTGTCGGTGTACAGCACCTTGAAACCTCCGAAGTTTGGGAATTGCACTGTATCGGACCAGCACTCGCCTAAAATACTTATATCGCTGAACGATCTGAAGACAGCTTACGGCCAGAAGTCTGAGGGAGAGCTTTCGGAATATCGACAGCAGGTTCAGGTGAAACTGAACGATATCTTGGAGCACAGCGAATGA